Proteins co-encoded in one Euleptes europaea isolate rEulEur1 chromosome 1, rEulEur1.hap1, whole genome shotgun sequence genomic window:
- the DNASE1L3 gene encoding deoxyribonuclease gamma has product MFHICLFLLFLSNTVLSLQICSFNVRSFGEAKRTQPGVLDIIVQVISRCDIMLLMEIKDSSNRTCPFLLEKLNSQTQDEYSYVVSNRLGRRTYKEQYAFFYRSKMVTVKRTYQYPDLQPGDEDALSREPFVVWFNSPKTVAREFVIIPLHTTPETSVREIDELYDVYLDVKQLWKSENFIFMGDFNAGCGYVARKHWKNIRLRNHTEFVWLIDDKSDTTVRASTRCPYDRIVLHGEKLIRATVPNSANIFDFQSAFSMTEEQALAVSDHFPIEFQLKTTRHSSRSRIKNHGLLS; this is encoded by the exons ATGTTCCACATTTGTCTATTTTTGCTCTTCTTGTCCAATACAGTTCTCAGCCTCCAAATCTGCTCTTTTAATGTGAGGTCATTTGGAGAAGCCAAAAGAACACAACCAGGAGTCCTGGACATCATAGTACAG GTTATTTCTCGCTGTGATATCATGCTATTGATGGAAATAAAGGACAGCAGCAACAGAACATGCCCCTTTCTGTTAGAGAAGCTGAATAG TCAGACACAAGATGAGTACAGTTATGTGGTCAGTAACAGACTGGGAAGAAGGACCTATAAAGAGCAATATGCTTTTTTCTACAG ATCAAAGATGGTAACAGTCAAAAGAACTTACCAGTATCCTGATCTGCAACCTGGTGATGAAGATGCCCTTTCCAGGGAACCTTTTGTTGTCTGGTTCAACTCACCAAAAACAG TGGCCAGGGAATTTGTGATTATCCCTCTGCACACAACACCAGAAACATCTGTGCGGGAAATTGATGAACTCTATGATGTGTATCTAGATGTAAAACAACTTTGGAAATCTGAG AACTTCATCttcatgggagactttaatgcTGGCTGCGGCTACGTCGCCCGGAAGCACTGGAAGAATATCAGGCTAAGAAACCACACCGAATTTGTATGGCTTATTGATGACAAAAGTGACACCACTGTGAGAGCGAGCACCCGTTGCCCATACGACAG GATCGTGCTGCATGGAGAGAAGCTCATAAGAGCAACTGTGCCAAACTCTGCAAACATCTTTGATTTCCAGAGCGCTTTTTCAATGACTGAAGAGCAG GCTTTAGCAGTGAGTGATCACTTTCCCATAGAGTTCCAGCTGAAAACCACCAGACATTCCTCAAGATCAAGAATAAAGAATCATGGACTCCTTTCATGA
- the LOC130480361 gene encoding protein ATP6V1FNB — protein MRGLLTTREQNGWRELIYKEASCRVNWKAKYGHKYPRRLPDMGISRRRCFLPPISPAREETSFPSCEESTTPKQQQELPEEKPGLTLQEPLPEMRAPNLQTTQLLYQGISHDGKGRKLYLKERNAKGPEDKFNYPVLSSWEYGWRLGDVVKDIRTPIHGKSRIVKDTFYFRNGVFYHPSKTDKLS, from the exons ATGAGGGGCCTATTAACCACACGAGAGCAGAATGGCTGGAGAGAACTGATCTACAAGGAGGCCTCTTGCAGGGTCAACTGGAAGGCAAAATATGGGCATAAATACCCCAGGCGGCTTCCTGACATGGGCATTTCTAGAAGGAGATGCTTCTTACCTCCCATCAGTCCCGCCAGGGAGGAGACGAGCTTTCCCAGTTGTGAAGAAAGCACTACGCCAAAACAGCAGCAGGAGCTGCCAGAGGAgaagccagggctgacccttcagGAACCCCTTCCAGAGATGAGGGCTCCAAACCTGCAGACAACTCAGCTGCTGTACCAGGGCATCTCCCACGATGGCAAAGGCAGAAAGCTCTACCTCAAAGAGAGAAACGCAAAAGGCCCCGAAGATAAATTCAATTACCCAGTGCTGTCGTCATGGGAGTATGGCTGGCGCTTAG GGGATGTTGTTAAAGACATCAGGACACCAATTCATGGCAAATCCCGAATTGTAAAGGATACTTTCTACTTCAGAAATGGAGTCTTCTATCATCCATCAAAAACTGACAAGCTGTCATGA